The genomic window CGCAGCATAATCCTCCTGTGCTTCCGCCTGCCCAAGCGGCTTGGGTACGTCGGGCACGCTCAAGCTCCCCAGGCCATCGAGCACGCGGCGGGCCTTATCCACCTGCGTCCTTATGGCCATTGTCTCGGTGCGCGTGCGGTCCAGGTGCTCCTGCATGAGCGCGATGACAGATTCACGCGCTTGATGCGGTCGGTACTCGTTGAGGATGTGGTGAAAGTTGATGAACAGGGTTCGGAGATCTTGAACTTTGGCTTCAGCTTGCTCTGGGTTCTGTGCTAGCGTGCCGGTGAGCTCCAAGAAGTTGAGTAGTAGTGACTTGGCCAGGCGTTTCAGCTCAAAAGCGCGGTCAAAGTGCTTGACATCCTTGGAATCTGAGGGAGTAGTTGAGGGAAGGTTGATGATTCCTTGTTCCTCGAGAGTGGGGAGCTTGTCATCCAGCTGCGAGGTAATGCATCAGCGTGTCGCTCTGTAGAACATTCCGTTAAACTTGAATCCTTACCATGTACTGGTCGCCAAATACCCGCCAGCGCCCATCAGCTGGCTCGGCTGGCGGctggaggttgatgagatccTCAGGCACATCGGGTACGCGCACCGTCAACGGCTCTCCTTCATGCTGACCGAGGTGCGCTGTCCTTAACGCTTCAATCCGAGACAAATTTTCAGGCGTAAAATCCTTCCAGAACGGCGGAGGATTGGGAAACGTCGACGAGAGCGAATGCGGCTCCTGCTGTTCGGCCATCTTTCAGCCGAGGGCGACAAGGTCACCTCATAAGATTGTGTCGGAATGAAGCCGGAAAGACAGGCGCGTGAACGAAGGCGGCCTGATAAAATCTGGAACCGAGACAAAGGGCTGAGATTCAGCCTCCGGCAACTCGCAAACGCAAAAAGGTCCCTTGAGTTTGGTGGGGGAGTGAGACTTTGGCGGGAGGATTGGAATCCACGTGGAATGAGATCAGAGACAGCTTTGACAAAGACGAGGTCAAAGCTTTTAATGCAACAAAGATCGAGGGTTCAACGATACTACCCTCAGCGAGGTTAAAAGTCACTGCGAATCTGGCCCGTTGATTTGACGGTAATTAAAATGAAAGAGAGTTAGCTACAGTCATCCAAGAGCAGCGAATCTCCAGGCTGAGCGAAGCTAATGTCGATTTGCGCCGGTTAATTATCGGCGGTTGCTCACCTCTCACCTCTCCTCTGTTTCCGTCTCAACCACCA from Fusarium falciforme chromosome 2, complete sequence includes these protein-coding regions:
- a CDS encoding Mediator of RNA polymerase II transcription subunit 7, yielding MAEQQEPHSLSSTFPNPPPFWKDFTPENLSRIEALRTAHLGQHEGEPLTVRVPDVPEDLINLQPPAEPADGRWRVFGDQYMLDDKLPTLEEQGIINLPSTTPSDSKDVKHFDRAFELKRLAKSLLLNFLELTGTLAQNPEQAEAKVQDLRTLFINFHHILNEYRPHQARESVIALMQEHLDRTRTETMAIRTQVDKARRVLDGLGSLSVPDVPKPLGQAEAQEDYAALAAQREADVWAATDAMFT